From one Rhizobium rosettiformans genomic stretch:
- a CDS encoding ABC transporter ATP-binding protein: MRVQGGPVPQQPPEGEKPLLTVRGLTKLFGSFKACDEIDLDIGHGEIHALLGENGAGKSTLVKMLFGILAPSAGTIGWEGQDQVIPNPAAARRLGIGMVFQHFSLFEALTVAENIALSLDEKISISELSKKAAELSVAYGLPLDPNAHVADLSVGERQRIEIVRALLQNPKLIILDEPTSVLTPQEADKLFETLFKLKAEGRSVLYISHRLEEVQRICDRATVLRHGKVTGACDPRQETPASLARMMVGADVAGVEKVEPPTDGAVQLQVSALSVSPRTPFAMALKNVSMTVKAGEILAIAGVAGNGQSELFDALSGEYVVPNPEAIRLRGKPVGRLGINERRLLGAGFVPEERHGHAAIPAMSLSENLFLSRNASDRSAYLAGGKIGLIRHGLVQQAARRISEMMDVRKSGEDPAAGSLSGGNLQKFIVGRELDRQPSVLVVNQPTWGVDAGAASRIRQALVDLAKSGSAVVVISQDLDEIFEVATSIAAISEGKLSDAYPASTMTRERIGILMGGVHGLTTAPEAAHAH, from the coding sequence ATGAGAGTGCAAGGGGGACCTGTGCCGCAACAACCGCCCGAGGGCGAAAAGCCGCTTTTGACCGTGCGGGGGCTGACGAAGCTGTTCGGCAGCTTCAAGGCCTGCGACGAGATCGACCTCGACATCGGCCATGGCGAGATCCACGCTCTACTCGGCGAGAACGGTGCCGGCAAATCGACCCTCGTCAAAATGCTGTTCGGCATTCTCGCGCCGTCCGCCGGCACGATCGGATGGGAGGGGCAAGACCAGGTCATCCCCAATCCTGCCGCGGCCCGGCGTCTCGGCATTGGCATGGTCTTCCAGCATTTTTCGCTTTTCGAAGCGCTGACGGTCGCCGAAAACATCGCGCTGTCGCTCGACGAAAAAATCTCGATCTCCGAGCTTTCCAAGAAGGCGGCCGAGCTTTCCGTCGCCTATGGACTGCCGCTCGATCCGAATGCCCATGTCGCCGATCTCTCGGTCGGTGAGCGCCAGCGCATCGAGATCGTCCGCGCGCTCCTGCAGAACCCCAAACTGATCATCCTCGACGAGCCGACCTCGGTGCTTACGCCGCAGGAAGCCGACAAGCTGTTCGAGACCCTGTTCAAGCTGAAGGCGGAGGGGCGTTCGGTCCTCTACATCAGCCATCGCCTTGAGGAAGTGCAGCGCATCTGCGATCGCGCCACCGTGCTCCGTCACGGCAAGGTGACGGGCGCCTGCGACCCGCGACAGGAAACGCCGGCTTCGCTTGCCCGCATGATGGTGGGCGCCGATGTCGCCGGTGTTGAGAAGGTCGAGCCGCCCACGGATGGTGCCGTACAATTGCAGGTGAGCGCTCTCTCGGTCAGTCCTCGGACACCGTTTGCCATGGCGCTCAAGAATGTGTCGATGACCGTCAAGGCCGGCGAGATCCTCGCCATTGCCGGGGTCGCCGGCAACGGTCAGAGCGAACTCTTTGATGCGCTTTCCGGCGAGTATGTGGTGCCCAATCCCGAAGCAATCCGCCTGCGCGGCAAGCCCGTCGGTCGCCTCGGGATCAACGAACGCCGGCTGCTCGGTGCCGGCTTCGTGCCGGAAGAGCGCCACGGCCATGCGGCGATCCCCGCGATGAGCCTGTCGGAAAACCTCTTTCTGTCGCGCAATGCATCCGACCGTTCGGCCTATCTCGCGGGCGGCAAGATTGGCCTTATACGCCATGGCTTGGTGCAGCAGGCGGCGCGCCGCATCTCCGAGATGATGGATGTGCGCAAGAGCGGTGAGGATCCAGCAGCCGGTTCACTCTCGGGTGGCAATCTGCAGAAATTCATCGTCGGTCGTGAACTCGACCGCCAGCCTTCTGTTCTGGTCGTCAACCAGCCCACCTGGGGTGTCGATGCAGGCGCTGCAAGCCGCATTCGCCAGGCGCTCGTCGATCTCGCCAAGTCGGGCTCGGCTGTCGTCGTCATCAGCCAGGATCTCGACGAGATTTTCGAAGTGGCAACCTCGATTGCCGCCATTTCGGAAGGCAAGCTGTCCGACGCCTATCCCGCCTCGACCATGACCCGCGAACGCATCGGTATCCTGATGGGTGGCGTCCATGGCCTGACCACTGCCCCGGAGGCGGCCCATGCGCATTGA
- the pcsA gene encoding phosphatidylcholine synthase, whose protein sequence is MKIFNYKRVPYAEIRAFSVHMLTASGSFLAFLGVVAAAEHRFVDMFWWLGLALLVDGIDGPIARKMRVKEVLPNWSGDTLDNIIDYVTYVLLPAFALYQSGMIGEPWSFVAAGLIVVSSAIYYADMGMKTDEYFFSGFPVVWNMLIFTLFVIDASATTALVAVLASVVLTFLPINFLHPVRVQRLRPFNMAVFLLWCAFGGYALLLHFESPQWVVIGMIVSGLYLYVIGGVMQLFPGLGRRG, encoded by the coding sequence ATGAAGATCTTCAATTACAAGCGTGTGCCCTATGCCGAGATCCGTGCCTTTTCGGTTCATATGCTCACCGCTTCCGGATCCTTCCTCGCCTTTCTCGGTGTCGTTGCGGCAGCGGAACACCGCTTCGTCGACATGTTCTGGTGGCTGGGGCTTGCGCTGCTCGTGGACGGTATCGACGGTCCGATCGCCCGCAAGATGCGCGTCAAGGAAGTCCTGCCGAACTGGTCCGGCGATACGCTCGACAACATCATCGACTATGTCACCTATGTGCTTCTGCCGGCCTTTGCACTCTATCAGAGCGGCATGATCGGCGAGCCCTGGTCATTCGTTGCCGCCGGACTGATCGTGGTGTCGAGCGCCATCTATTATGCCGACATGGGCATGAAGACGGACGAATACTTCTTTTCCGGCTTCCCCGTCGTCTGGAACATGCTGATCTTCACCCTGTTCGTGATCGACGCGAGCGCAACCACGGCCTTGGTCGCGGTGCTGGCATCGGTCGTGCTCACCTTCTTGCCGATCAACTTCCTGCACCCCGTGCGCGTCCAGCGCCTGCGGCCATTCAACATGGCCGTGTTTCTGCTCTGGTGCGCCTTTGGTGGCTACGCCCTTCTGCTGCATTTCGAATCGCCGCAATGGGTTGTCATTGGCATGATTGTCTCCGGACTCTACCTTTACGTGATCGGTGGCGTGATGCAGCTTTTCCCCGGTCTTGGTCGCCGGGGCTGA
- a CDS encoding UbiH/UbiF family hydroxylase: MSHEFDIAVIGAGPAGQIAALAMARGGRRVVLVGPQPDGSDRRTTALMDQSLAMIERLGLWQDLKETAAALTVMQIIDGTRRLLRAPTVAFRSAEIGLDAFGYNIPNSALLETLAKAVASEPLITRRASSAESIHIGADAVTIGIQGEEAITAGFAIGADGRRSKTRQSASVGVKTWSYPQTAVVMNFIHSLPHQNISTEFHTESGPFTQVPLPGLRSSLVWVLPPQEADRMISLSSDQLSVEVEQRMQSMLGKVQVEDGVQAWPLSGMTARQYGKGRAAFIGEAGHAFPPIGAQGLNLSLRDIAALEDILLDRSSAPIPADAGDRFDRKRRLDIASRTASVDLLNRSLLSGLLPVQMMRAAGLQVLASVAPLRNLVMQEGVAPGRGLKSLPSLLREKVRR, from the coding sequence ATGAGCCACGAATTCGACATTGCCGTGATTGGCGCCGGCCCCGCCGGACAGATTGCCGCCCTCGCCATGGCCCGTGGCGGTCGCCGTGTCGTTCTTGTCGGCCCGCAGCCGGACGGCTCTGACAGGCGGACCACCGCGCTCATGGATCAGTCGCTGGCCATGATCGAACGCCTCGGCCTCTGGCAGGATCTGAAGGAAACAGCAGCCGCCCTCACCGTCATGCAGATCATCGACGGCACGCGGCGGCTCCTGCGGGCGCCGACGGTCGCATTCCGGAGTGCGGAAATCGGGCTCGACGCCTTCGGTTACAACATCCCGAATTCCGCGCTGCTCGAAACGCTGGCAAAGGCGGTAGCAAGCGAACCGCTGATCACCCGCCGCGCCTCGTCCGCCGAGAGCATCCATATCGGCGCGGATGCAGTCACCATCGGCATCCAGGGCGAAGAGGCAATCACCGCCGGCTTTGCGATTGGTGCCGATGGTCGCCGCTCCAAGACGCGCCAAAGTGCAAGCGTCGGCGTCAAGACTTGGTCCTACCCGCAGACAGCCGTGGTGATGAACTTCATCCACAGTCTGCCGCACCAGAACATCTCGACAGAGTTCCACACCGAATCGGGCCCCTTCACCCAGGTCCCCCTGCCCGGCCTGCGTTCGAGCCTCGTCTGGGTCCTGCCCCCACAGGAAGCCGACAGGATGATCTCGCTGTCATCCGATCAGCTCTCTGTCGAAGTCGAGCAGCGCATGCAGTCCATGTTGGGCAAGGTTCAGGTGGAGGATGGCGTCCAGGCCTGGCCGCTGTCGGGCATGACGGCCCGTCAGTACGGCAAGGGCCGCGCCGCCTTCATCGGCGAGGCAGGCCATGCCTTCCCGCCCATCGGCGCCCAGGGTCTGAACCTCAGCCTGCGCGACATCGCAGCGTTGGAAGACATTCTCCTCGATCGCAGTTCGGCACCGATTCCCGCAGACGCCGGTGACCGCTTCGACCGCAAGCGCCGCCTCGATATTGCAAGCCGCACAGCAAGCGTCGATCTTCTCAACCGATCGCTGCTCTCGGGCCTTCTGCCGGTTCAGATGATGCGCGCTGCCGGCCTCCAGGTGCTGGCAAGCGTTGCCCCACTGCGAAATCTCGTCATGCAGGAAGGCGTGGCGCCGGGGCGCGGGCTGAAGTCCCTGCCGTCATTGTTACGGGAAAAGGTCCGGCGGTAG
- a CDS encoding AEC family transporter encodes MADIIALVLPFFGLILIGYVSGKLGDHSAQALGWLNFFVIYVTLPALFFKLVSRTPIEQLTRIDFIAACLAATYSIFVLVFVIGRYVRGNNIAESTVQALAGAYGNIGYMGPGLALLAFGEKAAVPVALVFCFENAVHFMVAPAMMAFAGGDKRPPAQLALDVARKILTHPFIIATLVGFVAAAFAFEPPLALQRLIDYLAQAAAPCALFAMGVTLALRPLKRIPAEIGYIVPIKLVLHPILVYVVLSFVGNFDPLWVYTAVLLASLPTATNVFVIGQQYGVWQERASATILITTVISVFSVSALLFAITQGYLPPDLFP; translated from the coding sequence ATGGCGGATATCATCGCGCTGGTCTTGCCGTTTTTCGGCCTGATCCTGATCGGTTACGTATCGGGGAAGCTCGGCGATCATTCCGCCCAGGCGCTCGGCTGGCTGAACTTCTTCGTCATTTACGTCACACTGCCAGCGCTGTTCTTCAAGCTCGTCTCGCGCACGCCGATCGAACAGCTGACGCGCATCGACTTCATCGCGGCCTGCCTTGCGGCCACCTATTCGATCTTTGTCCTGGTCTTCGTGATCGGCCGCTATGTTCGCGGTAACAACATCGCTGAATCGACCGTCCAGGCGCTTGCGGGGGCCTATGGCAACATCGGTTATATGGGGCCGGGCCTGGCGCTGCTCGCCTTCGGTGAAAAGGCTGCCGTTCCGGTCGCGCTGGTGTTCTGCTTCGAAAACGCTGTCCATTTCATGGTTGCCCCGGCCATGATGGCCTTTGCCGGTGGCGACAAGCGGCCGCCGGCGCAACTGGCGCTCGATGTGGCCAGGAAGATCCTGACGCATCCGTTCATTATCGCGACACTCGTTGGTTTCGTCGCTGCCGCCTTTGCCTTCGAGCCGCCGCTCGCGCTGCAACGGCTGATCGACTACCTGGCCCAGGCCGCCGCCCCTTGCGCTCTCTTTGCCATGGGCGTGACGCTTGCGCTGCGGCCGCTCAAGCGCATTCCCGCCGAGATCGGCTACATCGTGCCGATCAAGCTCGTTCTGCATCCGATCCTGGTTTATGTCGTCCTGAGTTTCGTCGGAAACTTCGACCCGCTGTGGGTCTATACGGCGGTGCTGCTCGCCTCGCTGCCGACGGCGACCAATGTCTTCGTCATCGGTCAGCAATACGGGGTTTGGCAGGAGAGGGCGTCCGCCACAATCCTGATCACCACGGTCATTTCGGTGTTCTCGGTGTCGGCGCTCTTGTTTGCCATCACCCAGGGTTATCTACCGCCGGACCTTTTCCCGTAA
- a CDS encoding cytochrome c biogenesis CcdA family protein, whose product MSIADISFFSALLAGALSFLSPCVLPLVPPYLCYMAGISVDQFRDGAQAENAAARRTVMLTALVFTLGFATVFVALGAGASTIGGLLRQHMDLLSKIGGVIIIIMGLNFLGVFRLGLLSSEYRFAGGGKPATLSGAYVMGLAFAFGWTPCIGPVLGAILGVAASKETVGDGALLLAIYSLGLAVPFWIAAGFSGAFMRFLTRFRRHLGVVEKAMGGLLVLTGLAFIFGYVSDMAIWFQQTFPILSQIG is encoded by the coding sequence GTGTCGATTGCCGATATTTCCTTTTTCAGCGCGCTTCTGGCCGGAGCCCTGTCGTTCCTTTCGCCCTGCGTGCTGCCGCTGGTGCCGCCCTATCTCTGCTATATGGCCGGTATTTCGGTCGATCAGTTCCGCGACGGAGCCCAGGCTGAAAATGCGGCCGCCCGCCGGACGGTGATGTTGACGGCGCTTGTCTTCACGCTCGGTTTTGCCACCGTCTTTGTCGCACTCGGCGCCGGAGCATCGACGATTGGCGGGCTTTTGCGCCAGCACATGGATCTCTTGTCCAAGATCGGCGGCGTGATCATCATCATCATGGGTCTGAATTTCCTCGGCGTCTTCCGCCTCGGGCTTCTGTCTTCGGAATATCGATTCGCAGGCGGCGGAAAGCCCGCAACGCTTTCGGGCGCCTATGTCATGGGTCTGGCTTTCGCCTTTGGTTGGACGCCCTGCATCGGCCCGGTGTTGGGCGCCATCCTCGGGGTGGCGGCCTCGAAGGAGACGGTCGGGGATGGGGCGCTGCTGCTGGCGATCTATTCGCTTGGGCTTGCGGTGCCCTTCTGGATCGCGGCCGGCTTCTCGGGCGCCTTCATGCGGTTCCTTACGCGCTTTCGCCGGCATCTCGGTGTGGTGGAAAAAGCCATGGGCGGGCTGCTGGTGCTGACCGGGCTTGCCTTCATCTTCGGTTATGTCTCCGACATGGCGATCTGGTTCCAGCAGACCTTTCCAATTCTGTCGCAAATCGGCTAA
- a CDS encoding efflux RND transporter periplasmic adaptor subunit: protein MQCEGADVSDDVKPENSAEAEELKALLANAARPKRRWGLRLLVLVALAGLGYGAYLWSAGGTTVSYTTSELKPGNLTVIVTATGSVEPTVQVDVSSEQSGTVREVLVDYNSEVKKGDVLARLDTDKLNADLKAKEAALASSRAAVSKARADEQSAKSRLDRLTTLVSSRVSTQQDLDTAEFTYQAASAARESAEADVIAAEAALEQAKLSLSKATIASPIDGIVLSRNVDPGATVAASLEAPTLFTIAGDLREMELQVSIDEADVGQVAVGQTATFTVDAFPEQRFPAEITSIRYAAETVNDVVTYKGILSVSNDDLLLRQGMTATADIVVQSVEDGLLIPNAALRYAPPSAQTETAQGGSGVFSLFRPPSMAPASAPEPTGSERTIWLLRDGQPVAVNIEIGSSDGQNTVIVKGDVKEGDRVITDQTVRNG, encoded by the coding sequence ATGCAGTGTGAGGGAGCAGACGTGAGCGACGACGTAAAACCGGAGAACTCGGCCGAAGCCGAGGAGCTGAAAGCGCTCCTGGCCAATGCCGCACGGCCAAAGCGACGCTGGGGTCTGCGGCTTCTTGTCCTCGTCGCGCTTGCTGGTCTCGGCTACGGCGCCTATCTCTGGTCGGCCGGCGGCACGACGGTGAGCTATACGACGTCGGAGCTGAAACCTGGCAATCTGACTGTCATTGTCACCGCCACCGGATCGGTCGAACCCACCGTCCAGGTCGACGTGTCCTCGGAACAATCGGGCACCGTGCGGGAGGTACTCGTCGACTACAACAGCGAGGTGAAGAAGGGCGACGTTCTCGCCCGCCTCGACACCGACAAGCTGAATGCCGATCTGAAAGCCAAGGAGGCGGCGCTCGCCTCCTCCCGCGCCGCCGTCTCGAAAGCCCGCGCCGACGAGCAGTCCGCCAAGTCCAGGCTCGACCGGCTGACGACCCTGGTCTCAAGCCGAGTCTCCACCCAGCAGGATCTGGACACCGCCGAGTTCACCTATCAGGCAGCATCCGCTGCCCGCGAAAGCGCCGAAGCCGATGTCATTGCGGCAGAAGCCGCGCTCGAGCAGGCAAAGCTGTCGCTTTCGAAGGCAACCATCGCCTCGCCGATCGACGGAATCGTTCTGTCGCGCAATGTCGATCCCGGCGCAACGGTGGCAGCCTCGCTGGAGGCACCCACACTCTTCACCATCGCCGGCGATCTACGAGAGATGGAACTGCAGGTCTCCATAGACGAGGCCGATGTCGGCCAGGTCGCCGTGGGCCAGACCGCCACCTTCACGGTCGATGCCTTTCCCGAACAGCGTTTCCCGGCCGAGATCACCTCGATCCGCTACGCTGCCGAAACGGTCAACGACGTCGTCACCTACAAGGGCATCCTTTCGGTCTCCAATGACGATTTGCTGCTGCGCCAGGGCATGACTGCGACCGCCGATATCGTCGTCCAGTCGGTCGAAGACGGCCTGCTTATTCCCAATGCCGCCCTGCGCTATGCGCCTCCCTCCGCCCAGACCGAGACCGCCCAAGGCGGCAGCGGCGTCTTCAGCCTGTTTCGCCCACCAAGCATGGCACCCGCCAGCGCGCCTGAGCCGACGGGCAGCGAACGCACCATCTGGCTCTTGCGCGACGGTCAGCCGGTCGCCGTCAACATCGAGATCGGCTCGTCCGACGGACAGAATACCGTGATCGTCAAGGGTGACGTGAAGGAGGGCGACCGGGTGATCACGGATCAGACGGTTCGCAACGGTTGA
- a CDS encoding ABC transporter ATP-binding protein, translating to MAAAPLIEFRQISRIYGRGEATIRALDKVDLTINRHEFVAIMGPSGSGKSTAMNILGCLDVPTSGQYLFQGIDTTGFDRAQYTLLRRHMLGFVFQGFNLLARTSAVENVELPLVYRGMDARERRARALTALSQVGLAGRENHTTQELSGGQQQRVAIARAIVTSPSVLLADEPTGNLDTKTSREIMELITGLNRDHGITVIMVTHEDDIAAYAKRTLRFVDGHIQSDSLTAKETADVR from the coding sequence ATGGCAGCTGCCCCACTCATCGAGTTTCGCCAGATCTCCCGCATCTATGGCCGCGGCGAAGCAACCATCCGTGCGCTGGACAAGGTCGACCTGACGATCAATCGGCATGAATTCGTCGCGATCATGGGACCTTCGGGTTCCGGCAAATCGACCGCCATGAACATCCTCGGCTGCCTGGATGTGCCGACCTCCGGCCAGTACCTCTTTCAGGGCATCGACACGACAGGCTTCGACCGAGCGCAGTACACGTTGCTGCGCCGTCACATGCTGGGCTTTGTCTTCCAGGGTTTCAACCTGCTCGCCCGCACCTCGGCCGTCGAGAATGTCGAACTGCCGCTGGTGTATCGGGGCATGGATGCGCGTGAGCGCCGTGCCCGCGCCTTGACGGCACTGTCGCAGGTCGGCCTGGCCGGTCGCGAGAACCACACGACACAGGAGCTGTCCGGCGGCCAGCAGCAACGCGTGGCCATTGCCCGGGCGATCGTCACCAGCCCATCCGTCCTCCTGGCAGACGAACCGACCGGCAATCTCGACACGAAGACAAGTCGCGAGATCATGGAACTGATCACCGGCCTCAACCGCGACCACGGGATCACGGTCATCATGGTCACCCACGAAGACGATATTGCAGCCTATGCCAAGCGCACGCTGCGTTTCGTCGATGGTCACATCCAGTCCGACAGCCTGACCGCGAAGGAGACGGCCGATGTTCGGTGA
- a CDS encoding ABC transporter permease, translated as MFGETLKLALRAIRRNLLRSFLTVLGVVIGVAAVIAMVTIGNGTTAQVTTEISKLGTNLLFVRPGQFGPGRAATDAKKFTLRDLEAIREQIPGLRAVAGINQSSQTVVFSGQSRQTTIIGSGNDYLVAQNWELASGRSFLPSEERGGQAVCLIGETVRSRLFGSTPAVDQTIRVGNVACQVIGLLDKKGQSGMGSDQDDVVMMPLKVFQRRIGGSTDISSIMLSAEDGVSTAKVQADVERLLRERRKIIAGRDDDFTVNDMTQMAATLTGTTTLMTGLLGAVAAVSLLVGGIGIMNIMLVSVTERTREIGIRLAIGAVERQVLMQFLVEAVTLSVFGGVVGIALGLGIAYTAVTLMSVPFVASPSIILLAFAFSAAIGMVFGYFPARRAAQMNPIDALRHE; from the coding sequence ATGTTCGGTGAAACCCTGAAGCTCGCGCTCCGCGCCATCCGCCGCAACCTCTTGCGCTCCTTCCTGACGGTGCTCGGCGTCGTCATTGGCGTCGCCGCCGTCATCGCCATGGTGACCATCGGCAATGGTACGACGGCTCAGGTGACGACGGAAATCTCCAAGCTTGGCACCAACCTGCTCTTCGTCCGCCCCGGCCAGTTCGGCCCCGGCCGCGCCGCGACGGATGCAAAGAAGTTCACCCTTCGCGACCTTGAGGCGATCCGTGAGCAGATCCCGGGCCTGCGCGCCGTGGCCGGCATCAACCAGTCCAGCCAGACGGTGGTCTTCAGCGGCCAGAGCCGGCAGACCACGATCATCGGCTCGGGTAACGATTATCTCGTGGCCCAGAACTGGGAACTCGCCTCCGGCCGCAGCTTCCTGCCATCCGAAGAGCGTGGTGGACAGGCCGTCTGTCTGATCGGCGAGACTGTGCGTTCCAGGCTCTTCGGCTCCACCCCGGCGGTTGATCAGACCATCCGCGTCGGCAATGTCGCCTGCCAGGTGATCGGCCTTCTCGACAAGAAGGGCCAGAGCGGCATGGGCAGCGACCAGGACGATGTCGTGATGATGCCGCTCAAGGTCTTCCAGCGCCGCATCGGCGGCTCGACGGATATCTCCAGCATCATGCTCTCGGCCGAAGACGGCGTATCCACGGCAAAGGTCCAGGCGGATGTCGAACGCCTGCTGCGCGAGCGCCGCAAGATTATCGCGGGTCGCGACGACGATTTTACCGTCAACGACATGACCCAGATGGCAGCGACACTCACCGGCACCACGACCCTGATGACGGGCCTGCTCGGCGCAGTGGCCGCAGTCTCACTGCTCGTCGGCGGCATTGGCATCATGAACATCATGCTGGTTTCCGTCACCGAGCGAACGCGCGAGATTGGCATCCGGCTGGCGATCGGCGCCGTGGAACGTCAGGTGCTCATGCAGTTTCTCGTCGAAGCGGTGACGCTCTCCGTCTTCGGCGGCGTGGTCGGCATCGCGCTTGGCCTTGGCATCGCCTATACGGCCGTCACGCTGATGTCCGTGCCCTTTGTCGCGAGCCCCTCGATCATCCTGCTCGCCTTCGCCTTTTCTGCGGCAATCGGCATGGTCTTCGGCTATTTCCCCGCCCGCCGCGCCGCGCAGATGAACCCGATCGACGCACTCCGCCACGAGTGA
- a CDS encoding phosphodiester glycosidase family protein: MRKFLSILGLLIGSTLPSLAQAACADVIDGDARYLACRFDPGREDIRLHLSGPDGKAYGGFAKLRQQLWAERRVLTFAMNAGMYHNDLSPVGYFAEYGKVLKPAVTGGGWGNFHLLPNGVFLMTDGKASVMETKAFVASGLTPDFGTQSGPMLVIDGELHPRFLADSDSFKIRNGVGVDAEGHVHMVVSRVPVRFYDFARLFRDRLGCANALYLDGTISSVFIAEEKRMDRLFPMGPILSVSMPIPQ, translated from the coding sequence GTGCGAAAATTTCTCTCCATTCTAGGTCTGCTGATCGGCTCGACCCTGCCGTCGCTGGCGCAGGCCGCCTGCGCGGACGTCATCGACGGGGATGCCCGTTATCTCGCCTGCCGATTCGATCCGGGTCGGGAGGACATACGGCTGCATCTGTCCGGGCCCGACGGCAAAGCCTATGGCGGCTTCGCGAAACTCCGGCAGCAGCTCTGGGCCGAACGGCGCGTCCTGACATTTGCGATGAATGCCGGCATGTATCACAACGACCTCTCGCCGGTCGGTTACTTCGCTGAATATGGCAAGGTGCTGAAACCGGCTGTTACCGGTGGTGGATGGGGGAATTTTCACCTGCTGCCGAACGGTGTTTTCCTGATGACGGATGGCAAGGCGTCGGTGATGGAGACGAAGGCCTTCGTCGCCAGTGGATTGACGCCTGACTTCGGCACCCAGTCCGGACCGATGCTGGTCATTGACGGAGAACTGCATCCGCGTTTCCTGGCTGATAGCGACAGCTTCAAGATCCGCAACGGCGTCGGCGTCGATGCCGAGGGGCACGTGCACATGGTGGTGTCGCGGGTGCCGGTCCGGTTTTACGACTTCGCCCGACTGTTTCGCGACAGGCTCGGCTGCGCCAACGCGCTCTATCTCGACGGCACGATTTCAAGCGTGTTCATCGCCGAGGAGAAGCGGATGGACCGGCTCTTTCCGATGGGGCCGATCCTCTCGGTCAGCATGCCGATCCCGCAGTGA
- a CDS encoding ferredoxin, producing the protein MSGPSSVVAVLDARFAEQGLFCRGLVQFGVAAEAPMLGDGTPAAAVVLIGVAGATMWPHFERWRMAQADHGGADPLDRWSKMVIDQVANEVGAEARYPSEAPYQPFQRWAMRAEGLKPSPLGILIHPRFGLWHSYRGALLFRTWDEAQEEQAVTALHPCETCVEKPCLTACPAGAISLDGFDVAACRAHLATPQGQGGCMVSGCLARNACPIGVGYRYPDSQLRFHMQALMLPG; encoded by the coding sequence ATGAGCGGCCCTTCATCCGTTGTGGCGGTACTCGATGCGCGGTTCGCCGAGCAGGGGCTTTTCTGTCGTGGTCTCGTTCAGTTCGGGGTGGCGGCCGAGGCGCCGATGCTGGGGGACGGCACGCCAGCCGCCGCCGTTGTGCTCATCGGCGTTGCGGGCGCAACGATGTGGCCGCATTTCGAGCGCTGGCGAATGGCGCAAGCCGATCACGGTGGTGCCGATCCGCTCGATCGCTGGTCGAAGATGGTGATCGATCAGGTCGCCAATGAAGTCGGGGCTGAAGCCCGTTATCCGTCAGAGGCGCCTTACCAACCCTTTCAGCGTTGGGCGATGCGAGCCGAAGGGCTGAAACCCTCGCCGCTCGGCATCCTGATCCATCCGCGATTCGGTCTCTGGCACAGTTATCGCGGGGCACTGCTGTTCCGGACCTGGGACGAGGCGCAAGAGGAGCAGGCTGTGACAGCACTGCATCCCTGCGAGACCTGTGTCGAAAAGCCCTGTCTGACGGCGTGCCCTGCCGGCGCGATCTCGCTGGATGGGTTCGATGTCGCGGCGTGCCGCGCGCATCTGGCGACGCCGCAAGGGCAGGGCGGTTGCATGGTGTCAGGCTGTCTCGCCCGCAATGCCTGTCCGATCGGGGTCGGGTATCGCTATCCGGATTCTCAGCTGCGCTTTCACATGCAGGCGCTGATGTTGCCGGGTTGA